A single region of the Nitrosomonas sp. Is79A3 genome encodes:
- a CDS encoding CheR family methyltransferase: MELILGGIEENSDNRTREYAFTQADFDRIRKLIYQHAGISLSTGKKNMVYSRLARRVRASGLNNFHEYLNFLERGNPEEWEAFTNALTTNLTAFFREQHHFPILEKHVEHRKNQNKIQLWCSASSTGEEPYSMAMAMVQAFKTFTPPVHILATDLDTNVLAKAQLGIYPLDKLEKIPKEKLKQFFLRGKGHHSGSARVRPELRNMITFRQLNLLDESWPIRGPFDAIFCRNVMIYFDKPTQYKILKKFVPLLAPDGLLFAGHSESFQHAVDLFKLREKTVYELANRLR; encoded by the coding sequence ATGGAATTGATTTTAGGTGGTATTGAAGAAAACTCTGATAACAGAACGCGTGAATATGCTTTTACTCAAGCGGATTTTGATCGTATTAGAAAACTGATATACCAACATGCAGGCATTTCACTTTCCACGGGTAAGAAAAATATGGTGTATAGCCGACTTGCCCGGCGTGTGCGTGCTAGTGGTCTAAATAATTTTCATGAATACTTGAATTTTCTGGAGCGTGGAAATCCTGAGGAGTGGGAGGCATTTACAAATGCCCTGACGACTAACCTGACGGCTTTTTTTCGCGAACAACATCACTTTCCGATTCTTGAGAAACATGTAGAGCATCGCAAGAATCAGAATAAAATTCAGCTTTGGTGCAGTGCATCTTCTACTGGAGAAGAACCTTATTCAATGGCTATGGCAATGGTGCAAGCATTTAAAACATTTACACCGCCAGTTCATATTTTAGCCACGGATCTGGATACCAATGTTCTCGCTAAAGCACAACTCGGTATTTATCCTCTCGATAAGTTAGAGAAAATACCCAAGGAAAAGCTGAAACAGTTTTTTTTGAGAGGTAAAGGGCATCACTCTGGGTCGGCAAGGGTGCGCCCAGAATTACGTAATATGATAACGTTCCGGCAATTGAATTTGCTCGATGAGAGTTGGCCGATACGTGGCCCATTTGATGCAATATTCTGTCGTAATGTAATGATTTATTTTGATAAACCAACCCAATACAAAATTCTGAAGAAGTTTGTGCCGCTACTGGCCCCGGATGGATTATTGTTTGCAGGCCATTCTGAGAGTTTTCAGCATGCGGTTGATTTATTTAAGTTGCGTGAGAAAACCGTTTATGAGCTAGCTAATAGATTGAGGTAA
- a CDS encoding NlpC/P60 family protein: MKKIISRFIVFIGIAFLVSCGSLQERAVVKFDPNLPANKSTDTSHVKKALYSQFNEWQGVRYQRGGLSQRGVDCSGFVHLTFKSKLGLHLPRTTRMQSKIGKEIRKDDLKAGDLIFFKTGSASEHVGIYLEKNKFLHASQKQGVTISRLDNAYWKSNYWKSVRI, translated from the coding sequence ATGAAAAAGATTATTTCCCGATTTATAGTATTTATTGGCATCGCCTTTTTAGTGAGTTGCGGTTCTCTTCAGGAAAGAGCTGTAGTTAAGTTTGACCCTAATCTTCCTGCTAATAAATCTACTGATACCAGTCACGTCAAAAAAGCGCTTTATTCTCAGTTTAATGAATGGCAGGGTGTGCGTTATCAACGGGGCGGACTCAGTCAGCGGGGAGTTGATTGTTCTGGTTTTGTGCATTTGACGTTTAAATCAAAACTTGGCTTGCATCTGCCTAGAACGACTAGAATGCAATCAAAAATAGGAAAAGAAATCCGGAAAGATGATTTGAAAGCCGGTGATCTGATATTCTTTAAGACTGGCTCAGCCTCAGAACATGTAGGGATTTATCTGGAAAAGAATAAATTTCTACATGCCTCTCAAAAACAAGGCGTCACAATATCCCGGTTAGATAACGCATATTGGAAATCTAACTATTGGAAATCAGTTCGTATATAA
- a CDS encoding methyl-accepting chemotaxis protein, which translates to MLNDMKIGTKLSGSFMVLLGFMIFLGVFSLFQLNSLNKAATAITGEWLPASKAAADLNLFTSDFRIGEMSHVLSTSEQDMQHYEKEIANLLSRIEKASEESKRLISSPEEQKIFDLFSERWGQYLAAHRQLISLSRANKTEEARAFMNGQSKQVYDEMSDQLIKLSDLNTAGGIAASEVADQTFAMSQTLVIALLAIAIAIGIVLALVITRNLLAQLGGEPKYAAEVMQKIAAGDLSSNIAVNTKYPNSMLFAIKEMQDSLVKIVSEIRSGTDTISTASGEIASGNLDLSQRTEEQASSLEETASSMEELTSTVRQNADNARQANQLAAGASEVAVKGGAVVGQVVQTMSSINESSKKIVDIISVIDGIAFQTNILALNAAVEAARAGEQGRGFAVVATEVRTLAQRSAAAAKEIKELISDSVSKVEDGTRLVDEAGATMDEIVSAVKRVTDIMAEISAASQEQSSGIEQVNQAVTQMDEVTQQNAALVEEAAAAAESMQEQAQTLTQAVSTFKLSGDGGRPSTAVKRSNRPATVAKLPNRGPATKKASVSSNKEFPSVPAQPRKVASGGGGDEWEEF; encoded by the coding sequence ATGTTGAATGATATGAAAATCGGCACCAAGCTGTCTGGTTCCTTTATGGTACTGCTTGGTTTTATGATTTTTCTGGGTGTCTTTTCGTTATTCCAGTTAAATAGCCTCAATAAAGCTGCAACTGCAATTACCGGGGAATGGCTGCCTGCCTCGAAAGCTGCAGCGGATTTGAATCTTTTTACATCCGATTTCAGGATTGGCGAAATGAGTCATGTGCTTTCCACATCCGAACAGGATATGCAGCATTATGAAAAAGAAATTGCCAATTTGCTTTCTAGGATAGAAAAAGCTAGCGAAGAATCCAAAAGGCTAATTTCTTCTCCTGAGGAACAAAAGATATTCGATTTATTTTCTGAACGATGGGGGCAATATTTAGCTGCGCATCGTCAACTGATTTCGCTTTCTCGTGCAAACAAAACCGAAGAAGCGCGGGCATTTATGAATGGTCAATCCAAGCAGGTCTATGATGAAATGTCCGATCAGTTAATTAAGTTATCGGATTTGAATACTGCGGGAGGAATTGCGGCCAGCGAAGTAGCCGATCAGACCTTCGCAATGTCCCAAACGCTGGTCATCGCATTATTGGCAATTGCCATTGCTATCGGGATCGTGCTTGCCTTGGTGATCACACGTAATCTGCTGGCGCAATTGGGCGGTGAACCGAAATATGCGGCGGAAGTCATGCAAAAAATTGCCGCGGGTGATTTGTCGAGCAATATCGCGGTTAACACAAAATACCCGAATAGCATGTTATTCGCAATTAAAGAAATGCAGGATAGTCTGGTTAAGATCGTCAGTGAAATACGTAGCGGTACCGACACGATCAGCACTGCATCCGGTGAGATTGCTTCCGGTAACTTGGATTTGAGTCAACGCACGGAAGAACAAGCCTCCAGCCTGGAAGAAACTGCGTCTTCGATGGAAGAATTGACTTCCACAGTAAGACAAAATGCGGACAATGCGCGTCAGGCCAATCAATTGGCAGCGGGTGCTTCCGAAGTTGCGGTAAAAGGCGGTGCCGTGGTAGGGCAAGTGGTACAAACCATGAGTTCAATCAATGAAAGCTCCAAGAAGATTGTCGACATTATCAGTGTCATTGATGGCATTGCTTTTCAGACCAACATTCTGGCGTTAAACGCAGCGGTAGAAGCGGCGCGTGCCGGTGAACAAGGACGTGGTTTTGCAGTGGTAGCAACAGAAGTACGCACACTGGCGCAACGCTCAGCGGCTGCAGCAAAAGAGATCAAAGAGCTGATCAGCGATTCAGTCAGCAAAGTGGAAGATGGCACGCGCCTGGTTGATGAAGCGGGCGCAACCATGGATGAAATCGTCAGTGCTGTCAAACGTGTGACCGACATCATGGCTGAAATCTCTGCGGCGTCGCAGGAACAAAGTTCAGGCATTGAGCAGGTTAATCAAGCCGTGACTCAAATGGACGAAGTCACGCAACAAAACGCGGCGTTGGTGGAAGAAGCAGCAGCAGCGGCAGAATCCATGCAGGAACAAGCGCAAACACTCACTCAAGCAGTCAGTACCTTCAAACTGTCTGGCGATGGCGGCCGTCCATCAACGGCCGTAAAAAGAAGTAACCGTCCTGCCACAGTTGCCAAATTGCCCAATCGTGGTCCTGCTACGAAAAAGGCCTCTGTAAGTTCAAACAAAGAATTCCCATCGGTACCGGCACAACCGCGCAAAGTTGCGTCAGGCGGTGGCGGTGACGAGTGGGAAGAATTCTAA
- a CDS encoding chemotaxis response regulator protein-glutamate methylesterase, protein MKKIKVLIVDDSALIRKLLSEIIDSQPDMEAIGAAPDPLVAREMIRELNPDVLTLDVEMPKMDGLDFLEKLMRLRPMPVVMVSTLTEKGSDVTFRALELGAVDFVSKPKIDLATGLKEYGNEIANKIRIAKSARLRRHAPMPVTKSVSADAVLPAVSNRIASTEKLIIVGASTGGTEAIKEFLIRMPPDSPGILVTQHMPEGFTKSFANRLNSLCKISVVEAQGGERVLPGHAYIAPGHSHLLLKRSGANYMTELNQGELVSRHRPSVDVLFRSAANCAGKNAIGVILTGMGKDGAAGMMEMRKAGAYNFAQDEASCVVFGMPKEAIAAGGVNDIVSLRDMAKSVLSKVSSMGSHGNRI, encoded by the coding sequence ATGAAAAAAATTAAAGTTTTGATTGTTGATGACTCTGCCTTAATTCGTAAATTATTAAGTGAAATTATTGATAGTCAGCCTGATATGGAAGCTATTGGTGCAGCACCCGATCCTTTGGTGGCACGCGAAATGATTCGAGAGCTGAATCCTGATGTATTGACATTGGACGTTGAAATGCCAAAAATGGATGGACTCGATTTTCTGGAAAAATTAATGCGGTTGAGGCCAATGCCGGTAGTAATGGTTTCAACACTAACTGAGAAAGGTTCTGATGTAACATTCCGTGCGCTTGAGCTGGGTGCGGTTGATTTTGTTTCTAAGCCGAAAATTGATCTTGCGACAGGATTGAAAGAATATGGCAATGAGATCGCAAATAAAATTCGTATTGCAAAATCAGCAAGACTCAGGCGACATGCACCTATGCCAGTCACAAAGAGTGTTTCAGCGGATGCAGTTTTGCCAGCAGTTTCAAATCGTATCGCTTCAACTGAAAAATTAATCATAGTGGGTGCTTCTACCGGTGGTACGGAAGCGATTAAAGAATTTTTAATACGCATGCCGCCCGACTCACCAGGGATTCTGGTTACGCAACATATGCCGGAGGGATTCACCAAGTCATTTGCCAATCGCTTAAACAGTCTTTGTAAAATATCGGTGGTGGAAGCGCAAGGTGGAGAAAGAGTGTTGCCAGGGCATGCATATATCGCCCCAGGACATTCGCATTTATTGCTCAAGCGTAGTGGTGCAAATTACATGACTGAATTAAATCAAGGTGAGCTGGTTAGTCGACATCGGCCTTCAGTTGATGTACTATTTCGATCAGCAGCGAATTGCGCTGGCAAAAATGCTATTGGTGTGATTCTGACAGGTATGGGTAAGGATGGTGCTGCTGGAATGATGGAAATGCGTAAAGCGGGCGCTTATAATTTTGCACAAGATGAAGCAAGCTGTGTTGTTTTTGGAATGCCTAAAGAAGCAATTGCAGCGGGCGGAGTGAACGATATCGTTTCACTGAGAGACATGGCCAAATCGGTATTGTCAAAAGTTTCTAGTATGGGATCACACGGTAATCGTATTTAG
- a CDS encoding chemotaxis protein CheW produces MAQEQTIAATAKSSGPVTRHMANEFLTFRLGGEEYGIEILKVQEIRGYDSITQIANAPEFIKGVVNLRGIIVPIIDMRIKFRLGTADYDQFTVVIILNVAGRVMGIVVDGVSDVLTLEAEQMRPTPGFGSVIDTEYIMGLGTVEERMLILIDIEKLMGSSEMGLIDQNIN; encoded by the coding sequence ATGGCACAAGAGCAAACAATAGCTGCGACAGCAAAGTCATCCGGCCCGGTTACCCGTCATATGGCCAATGAATTTCTGACCTTTCGTCTGGGCGGCGAAGAATACGGGATAGAAATACTTAAGGTGCAAGAAATTCGCGGGTACGACTCGATCACACAGATTGCCAATGCGCCCGAGTTTATTAAGGGAGTCGTCAATCTGCGCGGGATTATCGTGCCGATTATCGATATGCGGATCAAATTCAGGCTGGGCACTGCGGACTATGATCAATTTACCGTGGTCATTATTTTAAATGTAGCGGGCCGCGTCATGGGTATCGTGGTGGATGGGGTATCCGACGTGCTGACTCTGGAAGCCGAGCAGATGCGGCCGACACCGGGATTTGGCTCAGTCATTGATACGGAATATATCATGGGATTGGGAACAGTCGAAGAACGCATGCTGATATTAATTGATATCGAAAAGCTGATGGGTAGTAGCGAAATGGGCTTAATTGATCAAAACATTAATTAA
- a CDS encoding DUF4389 domain-containing protein, which yields MNEEIKQRLQKKEIWQRGLYMILFMCIYGFSNFLIISIFFFQYATLILTGQTNILLLGFSQNLGIYIHQIIIFLSFNSDQCPFPFSVWPNGTSDIDPIKDTNTND from the coding sequence ATGAATGAAGAAATTAAACAAAGGTTACAAAAAAAAGAAATCTGGCAGCGTGGCCTTTATATGATTCTTTTTATGTGTATCTATGGTTTTTCTAATTTCCTGATTATCAGTATTTTCTTCTTTCAATATGCTACATTGATATTAACTGGCCAAACAAATATTTTGCTACTTGGATTCAGTCAAAATTTAGGCATTTATATCCACCAAATAATCATCTTTCTGTCATTTAACAGTGATCAATGCCCATTTCCATTTAGCGTATGGCCCAATGGTACAAGCGATATTGATCCGATTAAAGATACCAACACAAACGATTAG
- the cheD gene encoding chemoreceptor glutamine deamidase CheD, whose product MAEIIDEQVATNLYFDKSFNSQAVKLLPGEYYVTDKDMLLVTVLGSCVAACIRDCYSGIGGMNHFMLPDGGGDAGSPLNASARYGTYAMEILINQLLKLGARRCNLEAKVFGGGNVLDGLTVANVGPRNADFVLKFLQTEKIRVVAKDLVDIFPRKVYFFPKNSKVMVKKLRNLHNTTISQREKDYRQRLRKVDSGGDIELFT is encoded by the coding sequence ATGGCTGAGATCATTGATGAGCAAGTTGCAACGAATCTATATTTTGACAAGAGCTTTAACAGCCAAGCCGTTAAGTTGTTGCCGGGCGAATACTATGTTACAGACAAGGATATGCTCTTGGTAACAGTGCTCGGTTCTTGCGTTGCGGCTTGTATTCGTGATTGTTACAGTGGTATTGGCGGTATGAATCATTTTATGCTTCCGGATGGAGGAGGGGATGCAGGAAGTCCGTTAAATGCTTCAGCCCGATATGGTACTTACGCAATGGAAATACTGATTAACCAGCTATTAAAACTGGGTGCCCGTCGATGCAACCTTGAAGCTAAAGTATTTGGCGGCGGAAATGTTCTAGACGGATTAACGGTTGCAAATGTCGGTCCACGGAATGCTGATTTTGTTCTGAAATTCTTACAAACAGAAAAAATAAGAGTCGTCGCAAAAGATCTGGTCGATATTTTTCCTCGGAAAGTTTATTTCTTTCCAAAAAATAGTAAAGTGATGGTGAAGAAGTTGCGTAATTTACATAACACCACGATTTCTCAGCGAGAGAAAGATTATAGGCAGCGTTTACGTAAAGTCGACTCTGGTGGAGATATAGAGTTATTTACTTAA
- the cheA gene encoding chemotaxis protein CheA, translating into MSTDLEQFYEIFFEESSELLADMETCLLRLDVNSPDLEDLNAIFRAAHSIKGGAGTFGFTDMTEMTHMLETLLDKLRKGELEVRSEMVDAFLKAGDVIKAQLAGHRGEGKADPAVAEAICEELKKLSDETQVSAKELKNPATNTEAMQVETEVAEVETSLIDDPSKLTYSIEFSGTGMSNATLENLFTNLKQLGNLENLTPANVIDLCKLKLTTNKSEEDIWETLAFVVDPATLKIVVDTSGSGEAAEKEPENMDANRTDVKLIVDEEEFSMANMPPAPGYGFFPGAPAAPKDIDDAESNLNSPLQQSASDSKNEANAILNKSSSKANTAAAPVSETSSIRVSIEKVDQMINLVGELVITQAMLAQTASQFDPVVFEKLHSGMNQLERNTRDLQESVMSIRMMPISFVFSRYPRVVRDLASKLNKRVELKTVGENTELDKGLIEKIADPLTHLVRNSLDHGIEIPDKRIAAGKPAQGTITLRAFHQGGSIVIEVNDDGAGLNRGKILAKAKERGLPVHDGMTDQEVWLLIFEAGFSTADTVTDVSGRGVGMDVVKRNIQGMGGRIDIESAFGVGTRISIRLPLTLAILDGLSVAVGGQMFIVPLNYIIESLQPTAADIKTVSGHGRVVQVRGEYLPVIALHEIFNLRPNVTEVHEGILVILEAEGHKAALFVDDLVGQHQVVIKSLESNYRRVQGVSGATIMGDGKVALILDTAALVMTSQQEAV; encoded by the coding sequence ATGAGTACAGATCTCGAACAATTTTATGAAATATTTTTTGAGGAATCCTCAGAATTACTCGCGGATATGGAAACGTGTTTGCTAAGGCTTGATGTAAATTCACCGGATTTGGAAGATTTAAACGCTATATTTCGTGCCGCGCATTCTATTAAGGGCGGGGCTGGTACATTTGGTTTTACAGATATGACGGAGATGACGCATATGTTGGAAACATTACTGGATAAACTTCGCAAGGGGGAACTCGAAGTACGCAGTGAGATGGTTGATGCCTTTCTAAAGGCTGGTGATGTCATTAAAGCGCAGTTGGCAGGACATCGCGGGGAAGGCAAAGCGGATCCTGCTGTTGCCGAAGCAATTTGTGAGGAACTGAAAAAATTAAGTGACGAAACACAAGTGTCAGCTAAAGAGCTAAAGAATCCGGCAACCAATACTGAAGCAATGCAAGTAGAAACCGAAGTTGCTGAAGTTGAAACCTCACTAATTGATGATCCATCGAAACTTACCTACAGTATAGAGTTTTCCGGTACCGGTATGAGCAATGCTACCCTAGAAAATCTATTTACTAATTTGAAGCAGTTGGGCAACCTGGAAAATCTTACACCAGCCAATGTGATAGATCTGTGTAAATTGAAACTCACTACCAATAAAAGTGAAGAAGATATTTGGGAGACGCTGGCATTTGTTGTCGATCCGGCAACCTTAAAAATTGTAGTCGATACATCCGGGAGCGGTGAGGCTGCCGAAAAAGAGCCGGAGAACATGGATGCCAACAGAACTGATGTAAAATTAATTGTTGATGAAGAAGAATTTTCAATGGCTAATATGCCGCCTGCACCTGGCTATGGTTTCTTTCCGGGAGCGCCTGCTGCACCAAAGGACATCGATGATGCAGAATCGAATTTGAATTCTCCACTGCAACAAAGTGCCAGTGATAGCAAAAATGAAGCAAATGCCATACTGAATAAATCCTCCAGTAAAGCCAATACAGCAGCAGCTCCTGTCAGCGAAACCTCATCAATACGAGTAAGTATAGAGAAAGTCGATCAAATGATTAATCTGGTCGGTGAATTGGTGATTACACAGGCAATGCTTGCTCAGACAGCATCTCAATTTGATCCTGTAGTTTTTGAAAAACTACATAGCGGGATGAATCAATTGGAGCGGAATACGCGGGATCTCCAAGAATCTGTTATGTCAATTCGAATGATGCCGATTAGTTTCGTATTTAGCCGATATCCGCGTGTTGTACGTGACTTGGCATCAAAACTGAATAAACGTGTTGAATTAAAGACCGTTGGTGAAAACACAGAGCTGGATAAAGGTTTAATTGAAAAGATTGCTGATCCGCTGACTCATTTAGTCAGGAATAGTTTGGATCATGGCATAGAAATACCCGATAAGCGTATTGCAGCAGGTAAACCAGCGCAAGGTACGATCACGCTACGTGCATTCCATCAAGGCGGTAGTATCGTGATCGAGGTCAATGATGATGGTGCAGGATTAAACCGAGGGAAAATTCTTGCCAAAGCTAAAGAACGCGGGTTACCAGTGCATGATGGAATGACCGATCAGGAAGTCTGGTTACTGATATTTGAAGCAGGTTTTTCTACAGCCGATACAGTTACCGATGTATCTGGGCGCGGTGTGGGTATGGATGTGGTAAAACGTAATATACAAGGTATGGGCGGGCGCATTGACATTGAATCAGCGTTTGGTGTGGGCACGCGCATATCTATTCGCCTGCCGTTGACATTGGCTATTCTTGATGGATTGTCTGTGGCGGTTGGCGGTCAAATGTTTATTGTGCCACTCAATTACATTATCGAATCGTTACAACCGACTGCTGCTGACATTAAAACGGTAAGCGGTCATGGGCGGGTTGTACAAGTGCGCGGTGAATATCTACCAGTGATTGCATTACACGAAATCTTTAACTTACGTCCCAATGTTACCGAAGTACATGAAGGGATTCTTGTTATTCTTGAGGCTGAAGGTCACAAGGCGGCGTTGTTTGTCGATGATCTGGTTGGGCAACATCAAGTTGTTATTAAGAGCCTTGAAAGTAATTACCGGAGAGTGCAGGGTGTTTCAGGTGCGACGATCATGGGCGATGGAAAAGTTGCACTTATTCTTGATACTGCTGCATTAGTGATGACATCACAGCAAGAAGCGGTATAG